In the genome of Oceanococcus sp. HetDA_MAG_MS8, the window ACCGAACCACAGGAGGGCTGACCCACCGGCTGCTTGGCTCGCCGCTCTGCCAGCATTTGCTTCAGCTGCGCTTGCTCTTGAGCCGCATCGCAGCCCGGCTCTAAGGACAGTTCCGCGGCAACGAACAAACCCTGTTCAATCGGCGATACTAGCTCGCGATAGCCTACTTGGAAGGCGTCACGTTCCAGCCAATGCAACCCTCCCGACGGGTCTAACACTGCGGCCCGACGCACCACCGACCAAGTTTCGCCCCCCCAGGCCCCTGCGTTCATTGCCAAAGCACCGCCAATGGTGCCGGGAATACCCCCAAAGAAGGTGGCCCCTGCATAACCTGCGCGTGCCGCCCTACTGGCCAAGGTGGCGCAGTGGAGGCCACCGCCCACCACGACCCTGCCATCGGCTTGGAATTCGAGTTGCTTGAGGCGGTCAAACAGCACAATCACGCAGCCAGGCCAGCCGCCATCGCGGACCAATAAATTGCTGCCTAGCCCAACGACCAAACGCGGCTGTGGCAGCTGGGGCAAGGTCTGCTGTAGATCGTCCAAGTCCGCAGGCTTATACCAGTAACGGGTGGGGCCTCCAGCACGCCAGCTCACATGGCCTGCCATCGGCTCATGCTCGCGAACTTCGCCGCGTGTCTGCCAGGCCACGCTCATGCTGGCACCCCGGTTTTCACCAAGTCTTGAGCCAGACCACTAATGTTTCCGGCCCCCATGCACAACACTATGTCGCCATCGCGGGCCAAGCTCGCCAACTGCTCTGGTACCGCGGCCAACTGCGGTACCAGCACCGGCTCCACCTGACCACGCAGGCGGATGGCGCGGGCCAGGCTGCGGCTATCCGCTTGTGCCAGCGGGGCTTCCCCGGCAGGGTAGACATCGGTTAAGACCAAAGCTGAGGTGGTCGCGAGTACGCGGGCAAAGTCATCGAATAGGTCGCGGGTACGGCTGTAGCGGTGCGGCTGAAAAACCAAGATGCAACGCCGATCCGGCCAGGCCTCGCGCACGGCGGTTAATGTGGCCTGCAGCTCCTCGGGATGGTGACCATAGTCGTCGATGACCATGGCCTCGCCGCCGCCGGGCAAGGTGATATTTCCAAGCACCTCACAGCGCCGACCAATTCCCTTGAAGCTGGCCAGTGCTGGAGCCACCTGCGCAGGGTCCAAGCCAAGCTCGCAGGCTACGCTGAGAGCAGCCAAGGCATTCTGGACGTTATGTCGGCCTGGCAAGGCCAAGGCAACGGGCACCACTTGCTGCTGCGGAGTATGCAGCTCGAAGTGCACCATTGCGCCGTCTGGGCGGAGATTCACCGCCCGATAATCCGCCTCCACAGACAAACCGTAAGTCAGTGTGGGACGACCAATATCATCACGCAGCTGCATCAACATGGGGTCATCCGCACACAGCAGGGCCAAGCCATAGAAGGGCAGCTGCTGCAAAAACTCCACGTAGCTGTAGTAGAGGCGCTGCGGATCATGGTCGTAGGTATCCATGTGGTCTAGATCCACATTGGTGACGACGCTGAGCATGGGTGTGAGGTGCAAAAACGAAGCATCGGACTCATCCGCCTCCGCCACCAAGTAGGGGCCGGTTCCCAAAGCCGCATTACTGCCCGAGCTTTTCAGCAAACCGCCAATCACGTAGGTCGGGTCCAGATCACCAGCTGCCAGCACCGTAGCGGTCAGGCTGGTTGTGGTGGTCTTGCCATGGGTACCGGCAATGGCAATACCGAAGCGAAAGCGCATGAGTTCGGCCAGCATCTCAGCACGCCGAATCACCGGTGTCCGTGCGGCTAGGGCCGCCGCAATTTCAGGGTTTTCCGCAGTCACGGCACTGGAGCGGACCACCACATCCACACCTGCAACGGCGGCAGGGTCATGACCAATGCGCACGCTCGCGCCCAGATCACGCAGACGTTGCACGCTAGGACCTTCGCGTTGATCGGAACCGCTAACCGTATAACCAAGGTTGAGCAACACCTCGGCGATGCCCGCCATACCGGAGCCGCCGATTCCCACAAAATGCACCTTGGCCACCTGGCGCAACCGGGCTTGTAGCATTTGCGACATGGCTTGGGCGTCAATCATGCGAGCCTCCTGCAGCCAGACAGGCCTGGGCCAGATGATGCGCAGCCTGAGGGCGGGCCAGCTCCCGCGCCTTACTGGCGCGCCGGCGCAATTCTTCGGGCTGGCTGAGCACCTGCTCTAGCAATGCAGCGAGCTGCTCCGCGGTGCAGTTGTCCTCGGTGAGCATCCAGGCGGCTCCAGCCTGGACCAGATGGCTGGCATTCGCTTTTTGGTGGTCGTCGATGGCAATGGCGAGCGGCACACAAATCGCGGGCAAACCGGCTGCCATAATCTCTGCCAGGCTCAAAGCCCCCGCACGGCAAATGACCAAGTCTGCCTGGGCATAAGCGGCGGGCATATCCTCGATAAAGGCTTCTGGCTCTACATCCAGGCCTGCCTGTGCATAGGCCTGTTCGGCCGTTGCCAGATCCCGGCCGGCCTGATGGCGCAGCCTGGGGCGAAGCTCCGGCGCCATCAAAGCGACCGCTGCCGGCACTGTTTGGTTGAGAATGCGCGCACCCTGGCTACCGCCGAGCACCAATACGCGGAGGGGTTGCTCCGAAGCGAGGCCGCGCTGCTCCGGACCAGGCAGCGCGGAGATATCTGCGCGCACGGGATTACCCACCACTTCAACCGCTACGCCCTGGGGAAAACTGCCCGGATATGCGCCGTACACAGTCCGGGCCAATCGCGCCAGGGCGCGGTTGGTGGACCCAGCCACTGCATTTTGTTCGTGAATGAATAGCGGGCGTCGCAGCAGCCAGGCTGCGATCCCACCTGGAGCCGCCACGTAGCCGCCAAAACCAATGACGACCTGAGGTGAAATGCGACGCATAAAACCTACAGCCTGAATCAAGGCCTGCAGCAACTGCCAGGGCCAAAGCAACCTAGACAGCAAAGACTTCCCACGCAAGCCGCGCATAGCAACGATGTGCAGCGGTATTCCAGCCTTGGGCACCAAACGCGCTTCCAGTCCAGCCGCCGTTCCCAGCCAATGCACCTCCACACCCTGCGCCCGCAACAGCTCAGCAACAGCCAAACCAGGCATGATGTGGCCGCCGGTGCCACCAGCCATCACCAAAGCCTTCACGAGGAGCCTCCAGGCTTAAGCTCGGTTTCCAGGTTAATGCGCAGCAGCAAACCCACAGCCGCCATGCAGGCCAGCAGATGGCTGCCGCCATAACTGAAAAAGGGCAATGGCAGACCTTTGGTGGGCAACAACCCCATGTTGACGCCCAGGTTCAGCGCCGCCTGGAGCACCAACCACAAGGTGAGCAGAACACCGACGTGACCAGCGAATTCCTGGCCCGCTGCGTAAGCATTTTGGGCAATGCTCCAACCAGCCCGCAGTAGCAGCGTAAATGCGGCAATCAGCAGCAGCACACCCAACAACCCGAACTCTTCGGCAAAGACCGCGAAGATGAAATCGGTGTGAGTTTCAGGCAAATACATCAACTTCTGCACACTGTTGCCCAGCCCCTCACCAAACAAGTGGCCGCGGCCAATGGCGATTAAGGATTGGGTGAGCTGGAAGCCCCCATCAAAAGGCTGCGCCCAGGGGTCACGGAAGGACATCAGCCGTTCCAGGCGATAGGGCTCCAACACTGCCAAGGCGTAGAGCAACGCCGCTGCAGCAAGCAACAAGGCGGCGCAGTGGAGCAAAGGAGCCCCAGCAACAAACAAAAAGGCCAGAACCACCGCGGTGAGCACTGCTGCCGCCCCAAAATCGGGCTCAACCAGCAAGAGCACCGCAGCAACGGCAACCGGAACTAAAGGGCGAAACACACCCAACAGCCCGCGCTGTAGAGCCTCGCGATGCCTGACCGCGTAGGCAGCAACGTAGAGGAATATTCCCAGGCGAGCGAACTCACTCACTTGCAGGCGCAAGGGGCCTAAATCTAGCCAGCGCTGAGCCCCATTCACGCTCACGCCCAGGCCAGGAACCAAGACCAGCAGCAACAACCCCAGGGACAGCCCCAGGAGCGCAAAACTAAAGGATTGGTAGACCGCCAGTGGGATGTGCACCAACAAACCGACGGCCAGCAGCCCTAAGCCGGCGTAGATCAACTGACGGTCAAAAAAGCGCGACGGGTCACCCCAGCTACGGTCGGCAACAGCAACGGAGGCCGAAGCCACCATCACCAGACCCACGCCGAGCAGGGCCAAGGTGACCAGTAGCAGCTCACGGTTGAGCACTGGCCATGCGCGTTGCCAGTCGACCGGCGCAAATAAGGTGGGCAAGGTCATGCCGTCACCTGCTGGACCAGATCGCGGAATCTTTGTCCACGCTCCACAAAACCACTGAACTGGTCGAAGCTGGCGCAACCTGGGGATAGCAACACGCTGTCTCCAGACTGAGCCAAGGAGGCTGCGCGATTCACCGCTGCAGGCAGATCCGCCACGCGCTCCACGGCCAGCTCACCGCGGAGCTGCTCCAGAATGGTCAGCGCATCCTGCCCAAACACCAACACCTTACGGAGCTTGTTTTTGAGCGGCGCGACCAGAGGTGCGAAATCGCCCCCTTTGGCCTGCCCACCCAGGAGTAACAGTAATGGGCCATCCAAGCCATCAACCGCGGCGGCCACTGCGCCCACATTGGTGCCCTTGGAATCGTTAATCCAGGTCACACCCTGGTGGGTGGCAACCCACTCGCAACGATGCTCCAAGCCTTGGAATTGCTCCAGGCCACGCAGACTGGCGCTGCGGTCCCAGCCCAGAGCATCAGCAATAGCGACAGCCGCCAGGGCATTGAGGTGGTTGTGCCGACCCACCAAGCGCAGCTGTGCGGTCGCGCAGACGGGCTGCGCGCCCTGCCAAAGCTGTCCATCATGCAAGCTGTAATCAGCACTGGGCTCAACCGCGAAATGGACTGTGCGCTCAGCGCCATGCATTGCGCGAACCCAGTCATCATCACTGCGCAGCACACCCACCGTCGCAGCCGCCAGGATGCGCGCCTTGGCGGCGGCATAAGCCTGCATGCTGCCATGCCGATCCAGATGGTCGGGGCTGAGATTGAGAACAGCGCCTACCGCCAAGGGCAATGCACCACTGTGCTCCAATTGAAAGCTGGATAGCTCCAGCAGGTAGCAATCCGCAGCAGGGTCCAAAATATCCAGCGCAGGAGGCGCCAAATTGCCTCCAGCAGGGGCATTCAGACCGGCGGCTCTGGCCATGGCAGCCAGCGCCGTGACGACTGTGCTCTTGCCGTTGGAGCCGGTGACCCCGACGATGGGCGCCTGGGCGGCTCGGGCGAACACATCAATATCGCTCAGGATGGGTTTACCTTGCCTGCGCGCTTCAAGCAGTAGCGGTAGATCCTGGGGTAGCCCAGGCGATACCAATACCCAGTCGCAGTGGCTCAGCAAATCTGCATAGCTGTCCAGAGCAAAGTGGCATTGGCCCAGGGCAGCCAGCTCCGCGGTAACGGGGGGCTGCTTACGACTATCCCAAAGGTGCAGCTCGTAACCGCCCTGAGCATGCAGCCAACGCAGCGCACTTTGCCCGGTTTCGCCCAGGCCGCAGATCAGAACGCGAGCACCCAGATCTTGCATCAGCGCACCTTCAGGGTCGCCAGACCAATGAGCACCAGCACCAGCGTCACAATCCAGAAGCGCACGATGATCTTGGGCTCGGCCCAACCGGCCAGTTCAAAATGATGGTGTAGCGGCGCCATGCGGAAAATGCGCTTGCCGCGCAGCTTGAAACTGCCTACCTGCAGGATGACCGACAGGGTTTCGGCCACAAAAACGCCGCCCATGACAAACAGCACGAGTTCTTGGCGCACAAGTACGGCCACCACGCCCAAGGCCGCGCCCAAGGCCAGGGCGCCGACATCGCCCATAAACATTTGGGCGGGGTAGGCGTTAAACCACAAAAAGCCGAGGCCAGCACCGCAAATAGCAGCGCAGAAAATGGTGAGTTCGCCCACTCCCGGAACCGCGGGAATACCGAGGTAGCTAGCAAAGTTGGCATGGCCCGAGGCATAGGCAAACACAGCCAAGGCTGCAGCAACCATCACGCAAGGCATGATCGCCAGGCCATCCAGACCATCCGTGAGGTTCACCGCATTGCTGGAGCCGACAATGACCAGATAGGCCAGCACGGCAAAACCAAAGCCTAAGGGGATGGCAACATCCTTAAACACCGGCACGAACAAAGTCGTACTGACCTCACTTGGCGCGGTGAGCATGATTGCGACGGCGGCCACAGCCGCGGCCAAAGATTGGCCAGCGTACTTTTGTTTAGCGCTCAAGCCATCCGAGCTACGCCGCTTGAGCTTTAGCCAGTCATCGGCAAAACCGACGACCGCAAACGCCACAGTGCAAAGCAAAGCAATCCAAATGGCGGCATTGGTCCAATCTGCCCACAACAAGGTGGAGGCAGCCACCGCCGCCACAATCAGAGTACCGCCCATGGTGGGCGTGCCCGCTTTGGACTGATGACTTTGGGGCCCCAGCTCTCGAATTGGTTGGCCCACGCGCTGGTAGACCAGCCAGGAAATAAATCGAGGACCGAGCAACAACGACACCGCAAAGGCGGTGAGGGCCGCCAGGATGGCGCGCAAGGTAATGTATTGAAGCGCACGCAACGGGGACCATTCGGCGGACAGCCATTCGGCCAAATGACTAATCACAAGAGTTCTCCTGACTCAGGGCGCTCACGGCGGCGTCCATGCCAGCGCTGCGCGAGCCTTTGATCAGAATGGTTTGATAATCCTGAGCCTCGTTGCGCAAGGCCTGGATGAGCTGGGCACGGTCGGCAAAATGGCGGGCGATATCACCGGCTGCGTCTGCGCTGGCGGCCGCAGCTTCGCCGCAGGTCCAGAGCGCGCTCAAGCCTGCCTTGGCCGCAGCCGCCCCGACACGCGCATGTTGTTGGGCACTATCGGCGCCTAACTCCGCCATACCGCCTAGACAAAGCAATTGCGGTCCAGGCTCTCCGGCAAGCACCGCAATCGCAGCAAGTACGGAACCGGGGTTAGCATTGTAGCTATCGTCGATGAGGCAGCGGCCAGGGCCCAAGGGCAGGCGGCGCAGCCGGCCGGCTACAGGGGCAAAGCTCTGCAAGCCATCCACGATTTGACGGAGGGGCAGCCCTAAACTCAACGCGCCCGCGCTGGCGGCCAGGGCATTCATCACATTGTGTTCGCCACTGGCCGGCAGCTGCACAGCAGCCTGCCCTTGCGGCGTGTGCAGCTCGAAGTCGCTGGCTGCACCATGGACGCGGATATCGGTTGCGTAGACATCCCCGCCAGGCCCAAACAGCATCCGTGGGCGCGGTCCGGCCTGAGCTATCCAGAAGTCGGTGTAGCGATCATTAGCGTTAATGATGGCCATGCCATCCAGTGGCAAGGAGGAGAACATCTCGCCCTTGCCCTGAGCGACGCCGTCTAAACTGCCAAAACCATCCAAATGAGCCTCAGCGGCCAGGGTCACGATGCCCAAATCGGGCTCGGCAATGCGGCAGAGGTTTGCAATATCCCCAACGTGGTTTGCACCCATCTCAATGATGCCCACCGAGGCTTCGTCGTTAAGCTGCAACAGGGTCAGAGGAACGCCAAGATGGTTATTGAGATTCCCTTGGGTGACCACAGCGCCCGTATGCTGTCCCACGATGCTAGCCAGCATTTCCTTGACCGTCGTTTTGCCGTTGGAGCCGGTGAGCGCTAGCAGGCGCCCAGACCACTGACGACGCCAGGCCAGCGCCAGTTGCGCAAGGGCGTACTCCACAAAAGGCACCACCAATTGCGGCAGCGGGTCATTTTGGGGATAGCTAACCAGCGCCGCCGCCGCACCATTAAGGCGGGCCTGCTCTACGAAAGCATGGCCATGCGCCTTGGAGCCGGGCAAGGCCACAAAAATATCGCCTGGCGTGATCTGGCGCGCGTCAATGCACCATTGGCCTTGGAGCTGCTCGGGCCAGTCGCCCACCCAAACAGCGCGGGGGAGTACTTCGGCCATCCATGCGCGACGCATCAGGCTTCCCCTCCGCCCAAGGCAGCGCGAATGACAGCTTGATCCGAGAAGGGCTGCCGCTGCCCGTTTAGATCTTGATAGTCTTCATGGCCCTTACCGGCGACCAGCACAATGTCGGCCTCGTGGGCCTGCTCCAGCGCGTGTTGAATGGCCTGGGCGCGGTCATGTTCCCAGGATCCAGCGCGCGGGTTCTTCAGGCCCTGACGCATATCCGCAAAAATTTGCTCGGGATCTTCGCGGCGCGGGTTGTCGTCGGTGACCCACCAACGGTCGGCTAATTCTTCTACTGCAGCAGCCATTAATGGGCGCTTACCGCGATCACGCTCGCCACCGCAGCCAAACACACAGACCAGCTCGCGCGGTCTGTGCAGCCGCAACGCGCTTAGGACAGAGCGGAGCGCGTCCGGGGTGTGGGCATAGTCCACCACGGCTGTAGGCTGACCCGCAGCGCCAATCACTTCCATGCGCCCGCACACGGGACGCAAGCGGGGCAAGGCCTGGAGGATGTCCTCAACCGGCGCTCCGGCCGCCTCAGCCAAGGCTGCCGCTGCCATGGCATTGCCGGCATTAAACCCGCCCAACAGTTTGAGCTGAATACGCTGCTTAAGCTCGCCAACCGCCAGCTCCAGGCCCAGACCGCTGGAGTCCGCCGTCACGGAAAGCAAGCGCCAACGCGCCTCTGTTGCCGCCCCATAGAAGCGGACGCGCGCTGCCTGCTCTACCTGTTTGGCCGCGCGTCGCACCATGGCATCGTCGCCGTTGAGGTGCACGGTTTGAACACCAGGCCAGTTCAGTAGCCGTTTCTTCGCCGCATGATAAGCCGCCACCGAACCATGAAAATCTAGGTGATCCCGGCCGAGGGTGGTTAAGGCCACATGCGCAAAGGGAAGCCCAGCCACCCGCCCCTGTGCCAAGGCATGTGACGAGACCTCCATAGCCACGGCCTGCATGCCAGCATCGCGCGCCCGCCCCAGAAGCGCTTGCAAACGCAAGGGATCAGGCGTGGTCAGACTGGCGTCCTCGGCTCCCTCACCAAGGTCCAAGCCCAAAGTCCCCAAAGTGGCACATGGAATAGCGCTGGCCCGTAGCAGCTGGGCGCAATAATGAACCACGGAGCTTTTGCCATCGGTGCCGGTCACCCCCACGAGAGTGAGCTGCTCTGCAGGATGCCCGTGCAGACGCGCCCCCAGCTCGGGCAATTTCTCGGCCAGCCCCTGCACAGCAATATGCGGCACAGCAGAGTCCGCAACAGCCGGCGCGCCCTGGGGGTCGTAGAGCACGGCTGCAGCACCCTTATCTACGGCATCAGGAGCAAATGTCAGCCCGTGATGATGCAGCCCCGGCACAGCGCAAAAGACCGAGCCAGGCTGCACATCTAAGCTGTTGAGCGTGAGGTGAGACACGGGAATTGTGGCCACGTCGCTGGCCCAGCCCTGAAGCAGTTCTGGCAGCGCCATCATGAGGCACCACCTTCGGCCTGAGCCAGAGCCGGGCGACGCACCGGCGCCACACCCAAGCGGCGCAGCGCATGGCCAGCCACATCGGCAAACACTGGCGCCGCCAATTGGCCACCGTAATAGCGGTCGCCGCCGGGGTCATCCAACATAATCAGGCCCAAGACGCGCGGTTGATGTGCAGGAACCATCCCGACGAAGAAGGCTTGGTGGCGCTCACTGTCATAACGACCGTTAACCACTTTACGCACGGTGCCGGTTTTCCCTGCGACTTGCCAACCTGGTATCGCCGCCTGTGTCGCCGTGCCCCCAGGCGCCACCACAGCAATCAACATTTCGCGCACGGCTGCGGCGGTAGCCGGACTAAAGGCCGGCTCGTGTGCAGGCAAGACCTCATCAGCGAAAAAGCGCAGCGAACGCGGACGTCCATCGGCGGCCAAAGCCATCCAGGCCTGGGCCAGCTGCAGCATGGTCACGTTAAAGCCATACCCATAGGCGGCCACAGTGGAGCCCAGCTCCAAAGGCCCCGGAAGATAACCACTGGCCTCCTCACCACTCAGCGCCCCGGTCAAATAGCCAAAACCCAAGCCCTGGTAGGCGTGAAATAAGGCCTCAGGACCCAAGCGTAAGCCCAGCTTCACCGCGCCCACATTGCTGGACTTGGCTAAAACACGACCCAAGCTCAAGTCGCCGTAGCCATGCAGGTCCCGAATATCCTGACCATTGACGCGCAAATAGCCATTGCCCGTGGCGATGGTGGCATCGGCGTCCACCACACCTTGATCCAGAGCGGCAGCCACCACGAAGGGCTTGACGGTGGAGCCTGGCTCGAACACATCCATGGCAATGCGGTTCCGCAGACCTTGGCGCAGAGCAACCGCATCCGAGCGATCATTCGGGTTGACGCCCGGCCAGCTCGCAGCAGCGAGTACGCTGGCATCAGCCACATCGACGAACAAGGCCTGACCCGACTGGGCTTGCGCGCGCTCGGCAACGGCTTTCAATGCGGAGTAAGCCGCATGCTGCAGACGCGAATCTAAGGTGAGCTGCACGTCCTGCCCTGGGCGTGCCGGCACATAATCGGAGAGATCTTCCACCACCCGTCCCAGGCTGTCCTGGATCACCCGACGGCGACCAGGCTCACCGCGCAATTGGGCATCCAAACTGCGCTCCAAGCCCTCCTGACCCTGGCCGTCAATATCGGTCAGCCCGACGAGGCTGGCTGCAATTTCGCCACCGGGATAGAAGCGGCGATACTCGCGCTGCAGAAATACTCCGCGCGCACCCAAGGCCATGATGCGGCGAGCGGCGGCTGGGGCCTGCTGACGCGCCAGGTAGTAAAACTGTCGGCCGGCGCGAGCCTCTAGCTCGGCTCTGAGCTGGTCCTCACTGCGCCCCAGCAAACCGGCCAGATGCGGAATCTTCTCGGCGTCCTCGAGCAAGGCAGCAGGTACGACCCAGATGGACTCACTCGGCGCACTCAAGGCCAGCACTTCACCATGCCGATCCCGAATAGCGCCTCGCTCGGCAGGCTCCACCAAAACTCGCACATGGCGACGCTCGCCCTCGGCGCGCAGGAAGTCCTGCTTATGCACCTGCAACTCGAAACTGCGTCCGGCACACACCACCAGTAGCAGCAGCAAACCGCTCGCGACCAAGCGCATACGCCATAGCCGGTTCATGGCTTAGCCTCCAAGGGCACTACCTGATTCAGCTGCGGGCGGCGCATATTTAACTGCTCGCGAGCACGCGCTTCGATGACGGCTGGAGCCGCCAGAGCGGCTCGCTCCAGCTCTAGCTGACGCGCTTCAGCCGACAAGTCTCGCGCGGTGGATTGCGCCTCCTGCAATGCCGCCTGGGCAGACCGGGCCTCGTGACGCATGCGCACAACCGCCAAGGCCGACAAGGCCACCGCGGCATAAACCAAGGTCAGGCTCAGCATGTTGCGCCAGTCCATGTCTGCCCCCAGCGCAATGTGGCGCTACGCGCACGTGGGTTACGAGCTGCCTCCAGCTCGGAGCAACGAACCCGACCGATAGCCGACCACAAAGGTGTGGGGTCGGGGAGCGCCGGGTGGGCGGCCTTTGGCCTTGCTCCAGCCTGCAACATCCGTTTGACCGCACGGTCTTCGAGGGAGTGAAAACTCACCACGACCAGTCGTCCGCCAGGCTTCAGCCAGTCATGCACCTGGTCCAGCAGGGCCTGCAGAACCTCCAGCTCGCGGTTGACCTGCATGCGAATGGCT includes:
- the murF gene encoding UDP-N-acetylmuramoyl-tripeptide--D-alanyl-D-alanine ligase, with product MRRAWMAEVLPRAVWVGDWPEQLQGQWCIDARQITPGDIFVALPGSKAHGHAFVEQARLNGAAAALVSYPQNDPLPQLVVPFVEYALAQLALAWRRQWSGRLLALTGSNGKTTVKEMLASIVGQHTGAVVTQGNLNNHLGVPLTLLQLNDEASVGIIEMGANHVGDIANLCRIAEPDLGIVTLAAEAHLDGFGSLDGVAQGKGEMFSSLPLDGMAIINANDRYTDFWIAQAGPRPRMLFGPGGDVYATDIRVHGAASDFELHTPQGQAAVQLPASGEHNVMNALAASAGALSLGLPLRQIVDGLQSFAPVAGRLRRLPLGPGRCLIDDSYNANPGSVLAAIAVLAGEPGPQLLCLGGMAELGADSAQQHARVGAAAAKAGLSALWTCGEAAAASADAAGDIARHFADRAQLIQALRNEAQDYQTILIKGSRSAGMDAAVSALSQENSCD
- the mraY gene encoding phospho-N-acetylmuramoyl-pentapeptide-transferase, with product MISHLAEWLSAEWSPLRALQYITLRAILAALTAFAVSLLLGPRFISWLVYQRVGQPIRELGPQSHQSKAGTPTMGGTLIVAAVAASTLLWADWTNAAIWIALLCTVAFAVVGFADDWLKLKRRSSDGLSAKQKYAGQSLAAAVAAVAIMLTAPSEVSTTLFVPVFKDVAIPLGFGFAVLAYLVIVGSSNAVNLTDGLDGLAIMPCVMVAAALAVFAYASGHANFASYLGIPAVPGVGELTIFCAAICGAGLGFLWFNAYPAQMFMGDVGALALGAALGVVAVLVRQELVLFVMGGVFVAETLSVILQVGSFKLRGKRIFRMAPLHHHFELAGWAEPKIIVRFWIVTLVLVLIGLATLKVR
- the murC gene encoding UDP-N-acetylmuramate--L-alanine ligase produces the protein MSQMLQARLRQVAKVHFVGIGGSGMAGIAEVLLNLGYTVSGSDQREGPSVQRLRDLGASVRIGHDPAAVAGVDVVVRSSAVTAENPEIAAALAARTPVIRRAEMLAELMRFRFGIAIAGTHGKTTTTSLTATVLAAGDLDPTYVIGGLLKSSGSNAALGTGPYLVAEADESDASFLHLTPMLSVVTNVDLDHMDTYDHDPQRLYYSYVEFLQQLPFYGLALLCADDPMLMQLRDDIGRPTLTYGLSVEADYRAVNLRPDGAMVHFELHTPQQQVVPVALALPGRHNVQNALAALSVACELGLDPAQVAPALASFKGIGRRCEVLGNITLPGGGEAMVIDDYGHHPEELQATLTAVREAWPDRRCILVFQPHRYSRTRDLFDDFARVLATTSALVLTDVYPAGEAPLAQADSRSLARAIRLRGQVEPVLVPQLAAVPEQLASLARDGDIVLCMGAGNISGLAQDLVKTGVPA
- a CDS encoding UDP-N-acetylmuramoyl-L-alanyl-D-glutamate--2,6-diaminopimelate ligase translates to MMALPELLQGWASDVATIPVSHLTLNSLDVQPGSVFCAVPGLHHHGLTFAPDAVDKGAAAVLYDPQGAPAVADSAVPHIAVQGLAEKLPELGARLHGHPAEQLTLVGVTGTDGKSSVVHYCAQLLRASAIPCATLGTLGLDLGEGAEDASLTTPDPLRLQALLGRARDAGMQAVAMEVSSHALAQGRVAGLPFAHVALTTLGRDHLDFHGSVAAYHAAKKRLLNWPGVQTVHLNGDDAMVRRAAKQVEQAARVRFYGAATEARWRLLSVTADSSGLGLELAVGELKQRIQLKLLGGFNAGNAMAAAALAEAAGAPVEDILQALPRLRPVCGRMEVIGAAGQPTAVVDYAHTPDALRSVLSALRLHRPRELVCVFGCGGERDRGKRPLMAAAVEELADRWWVTDDNPRREDPEQIFADMRQGLKNPRAGSWEHDRAQAIQHALEQAHEADIVLVAGKGHEDYQDLNGQRQPFSDQAVIRAALGGGEA
- the ftsW gene encoding putative lipid II flippase FtsW, giving the protein MTLPTLFAPVDWQRAWPVLNRELLLVTLALLGVGLVMVASASVAVADRSWGDPSRFFDRQLIYAGLGLLAVGLLVHIPLAVYQSFSFALLGLSLGLLLLVLVPGLGVSVNGAQRWLDLGPLRLQVSEFARLGIFLYVAAYAVRHREALQRGLLGVFRPLVPVAVAAVLLLVEPDFGAAAVLTAVVLAFLFVAGAPLLHCAALLLAAAALLYALAVLEPYRLERLMSFRDPWAQPFDGGFQLTQSLIAIGRGHLFGEGLGNSVQKLMYLPETHTDFIFAVFAEEFGLLGVLLLIAAFTLLLRAGWSIAQNAYAAGQEFAGHVGVLLTLWLVLQAALNLGVNMGLLPTKGLPLPFFSYGGSHLLACMAAVGLLLRINLETELKPGGSS
- the murB gene encoding UDP-N-acetylmuramate dehydrogenase gives rise to the protein MSVAWQTRGEVREHEPMAGHVSWRAGGPTRYWYKPADLDDLQQTLPQLPQPRLVVGLGSNLLVRDGGWPGCVIVLFDRLKQLEFQADGRVVVGGGLHCATLASRAARAGYAGATFFGGIPGTIGGALAMNAGAWGGETWSVVRRAAVLDPSGGLHWLERDAFQVGYRELVSPIEQGLFVAAELSLEPGCDAAQEQAQLKQMLAERRAKQPVGQPSCGSVFRNPPGQYAAALIEAAGLKGERRGGAQVSTKHANFIVNREAASAADIEELLLYVQQRVREHAGVELTPEVRIVGEAA
- the murG gene encoding undecaprenyldiphospho-muramoylpentapeptide beta-N-acetylglucosaminyltransferase, yielding MAGGTGGHIMPGLAVAELLRAQGVEVHWLGTAAGLEARLVPKAGIPLHIVAMRGLRGKSLLSRLLWPWQLLQALIQAVGFMRRISPQVVIGFGGYVAAPGGIAAWLLRRPLFIHEQNAVAGSTNRALARLARTVYGAYPGSFPQGVAVEVVGNPVRADISALPGPEQRGLASEQPLRVLVLGGSQGARILNQTVPAAVALMAPELRPRLRHQAGRDLATAEQAYAQAGLDVEPEAFIEDMPAAYAQADLVICRAGALSLAEIMAAGLPAICVPLAIAIDDHQKANASHLVQAGAAWMLTEDNCTAEQLAALLEQVLSQPEELRRRASKARELARPQAAHHLAQACLAAGGSHD
- the murD gene encoding UDP-N-acetylmuramoyl-L-alanine--D-glutamate ligase — its product is MQDLGARVLICGLGETGQSALRWLHAQGGYELHLWDSRKQPPVTAELAALGQCHFALDSYADLLSHCDWVLVSPGLPQDLPLLLEARRQGKPILSDIDVFARAAQAPIVGVTGSNGKSTVVTALAAMARAAGLNAPAGGNLAPPALDILDPAADCYLLELSSFQLEHSGALPLAVGAVLNLSPDHLDRHGSMQAYAAAKARILAAATVGVLRSDDDWVRAMHGAERTVHFAVEPSADYSLHDGQLWQGAQPVCATAQLRLVGRHNHLNALAAVAIADALGWDRSASLRGLEQFQGLEHRCEWVATHQGVTWINDSKGTNVGAVAAAVDGLDGPLLLLLGGQAKGGDFAPLVAPLKNKLRKVLVFGQDALTILEQLRGELAVERVADLPAAVNRAASLAQSGDSVLLSPGCASFDQFSGFVERGQRFRDLVQQVTA